The Bos indicus x Bos taurus breed Angus x Brahman F1 hybrid chromosome 10, Bos_hybrid_MaternalHap_v2.0, whole genome shotgun sequence genome has a segment encoding these proteins:
- the RPS27L gene encoding 40S ribosomal protein S27-like isoform X1, producing the protein MARLFRAWRTCWDLPERRGEPGPARAWNWKPGAALGCGLELLVGRELLPAYLTQPSWVSLARDLLHPSLDEEKKKHKKKRLVQSPNSYFMDVKCPGCYKITTVFSHAQTVVLCVGCSTVLCQPTGGKARLTEGCSFRRKQH; encoded by the exons ATGGCGCGGCTCTTTCGCGCGTGGCGGACTTGTTGGGACTTGCCCGAGCGGCGCGGCGAGCCGGGCCCTGCCAGGGCGTGGAACTGGAAGCCCGGCGCCGCCCTGGGCTGCGGTCTGGAGTTGCTGGTTGGCAGGGAACTGCTCCCTGCGTACCTTACTCAGCCCTCCTGGGTTTCG tTAGCTAGAGATTTACTGCATCCTTCCTTGGacgaggaaaagaaaaaacataaaaagaaacgGCTGGTTCAAAGTCCAAATTCTTACTTCATGGATGTAAAATGTCCAG GTTGCTACAAGATTACCACGGTCTTCAGCCATGCTCAGACAGTAGTGCTTTGCGTAGGCTGTTCAACAGTGCTGTGCCAGCCAACAGGAGGAAAGGCCAGACTCACAGAAG